From the genome of Chitinophagaceae bacterium:
AAATGGATGTGGAAGTTTCACATGGTGCATCATTCAGATACCGCTGTAGATACTACTACCGCAAATCGTCACCATCCGGTTGAAAGTATCTTTCGGGCTGTTTTTACTGTACTTGCAGTTGCAATATCAGGAAGCCCTATGTGGTTAGTCATGTTATACCAAAGTTTAAGTGTCGTTTTTTCTCAGTTTAACCATGCAAACATAAAATTACATTCACTGTTAGATAGAGGTATCAGTTGGATTATTGTTTCTCCCAATATGCACAAAATACACCACCATTTTATGCGTCCCGAAACAGATTCTAATTATGGGAATATATTTTCACTGTGGGATAGGATATTCAAAACCTTTCATACTGCTAAGGTTGAAAATATACAATATGGATTAGATGTTTTGAAAGACGGTACCGATAATAATCTAAAATACCAAATAATACTTCCTTTAGATACAACAATTAAAACAGATTATAGAGATTCAAAAAAATAATGTTACGTTACTAAAAAAATATCATTACTTTCATAATAAAAACTCATCTACTAAAAAAACAATGAAATCTTTATTTATCATTCTGATATTAAGTTATCATAGTATTGACTCTTTTGGGCAAAGAGAATGCTCTCATAAAAAACATGAAAAAAAACCTAATTGGATAAACAGTCCAGATCTCTGGTCAAGTTTTATTTATATAAAAGGGTCTGCATCCGCAAAAAATAGAGAGAACAAAGAAGAAAGTGACTTTTTAGCATCTCTCAAAAATCAAGCAGAAGCAGAAATGGCAAAAAGTATCCAAGTAGATATAAATGTAAATACCGCTGTAGAAATAGGAAATATAAACGGACAATCTCAAGAGTTTATCCAACAAAAATCCTCTTCTTCCTCTCATATTTCCCTCAAAGGTCTCTGTATAGAAACCTATTACGATAAAAAAGAAAAATACGGATATGCTTTTGCTTATACCAGTAGAACTACCCAAATAGAAAGCAACAAGGCAGAACTGAAGAGGCATTTACAAGGATTACAAGACAAAATTACAAATATACCGATAGACGCCGATAAAGAAGTCATTCTTTCCCAATGGCTCGAAATATTAGAAACATTTCCTAATATTTTAAAAATAAAAGAAGTACTCATAAAATTAGACCATGAAGGAAATATTGAAAAAAACGACCCCGAAGCAAAAGAACTATTCATCACCACTGATAAACTCTTTCAACAAACAAAACAAACCATCTTATCCACACAACAGTCCATAGAAGGAGAAAAAAAAATAAGTAGCATCAATACTCGTAAATCCAAAATTGAAAACCTTTTCAATGCCATTCAAGAAAAAATAAAAAACGCAGAAACAAATAGAGATACCGATAAAAATATACTCATTGAAAACTACTACCAAGCATCTTTTATCTATAACGATATACAAACTCTTCAAACTGAAATCCATGCAATAGATCCATATACCCTCACACATAACAAAGAAATACAAACACTCTTTCAAAATATAGAAGCAAAAAACAAGGAAGTAAACAATGCTATTACAAATATCACTAAAAATGAATTCTATGATATAAATAGCATAAGCACTCTCATCGCGTACCAAATAAAAGCTAAAACAAACATATCTCCGGGTAAAGAATTTTTACTTAAATACTTTACATTAGAAGACCAAAGGATGACATCTGCTTTCTCTGATAAACTCTTCCTCCATCTAAAACCAAAACTCAGCAGTATAAATAATCTATCTATTCTCAATCTAAATGTACAAACTAAACTTTCACCACATTATATTTCAGGATATTATATAGAAGAACATGATAAATTAGTAATATTTACATCTATCCACAGTGAAAATAAAGTACTCGCAACGGTAGAAACAAACATATCCAAACAATATTTGGAAAATAATAAACTTGCATATAAACCCGATAACTACCAAACTGCTAAAAAAAGCAGCACAGAATTAGAAACAGGTATAGAAAATACAGGAGACTTGATATTAGACGTTTCTACTAACAAAGGAGACGACGCTCTCCTCTTCAAAGAAGGTGAAAAGATGACCATATCTGTGAGTGCAAATAAAAAATGTTTTATCCGAATCATATATGAGATGGCAGATAAAACAAAAGTTCTCTTATTAGATAACTTTGAGTACGACAAAATGGGAGATTGGTATAAAATACCATACGATTTTGTATGTGCCACACCTTTTGGAACAGAAACAATGCTTGTTTTTGCAAAAGCAGAAAAGTTTTATCCCCTTAACACTACACACCAAGACGGATATGAGTTTATAACCGATGGATTAGATATCAAGGAAATCCAAAAACAAGTGCGGGGATTCAAAAAAACAAACCAAGATTATTTTGAAACATTTATATCCGTTACTACTATTAAACAATAACCTATTGCCCTTGTTTTTTTGAGGTATCTATTCTAGTATTTCTGGATTCCAATGGAGTTATTTTAAAAACTACATTGACCCTATTAGAACCCCTACCCTACTGGAAATTATCTAATCATATTCAAAAAAATATTCACTACTCTTTCAAATCCTCGTTTTTCTTACTTATTTCATAAAACATCAAAAAAAAATAAGAAAAACATCTTTAAGAGATATTTTTACAAAAAAACAAAGAAAAAAATAATATTTTAAAAAAAAACGAAGTTCACACTGTTTTTTATCTCTATAAAACATAATTTTGTTAAATATCGAAAATAAAAAGTAATTTTACTAAAAAAGAAACAGCAAATAAATACATATACTTCCAAAGAAGAAAAAATAAAAACAAAAGAATCCACTCCAAAAACTCTTTTTTACAAAAATATTGAGTTAAAAAATTACTAGTAATCAAATAATTACGAAATTATAAGGGTATAAAAAGTAAATTTTTATAGTGGACTCAAAAAATAAAAAGATATTTTTTTTGGAAAAATGTAAAAAAAATGTATCTTTATGAATTGAATAAAATTGTCAAGATTTTATATATATATATATCAATTAATTAATTAAACAATTACAACAAATGAGTAAATTAAATTTTAGTTCGTTACTGGCTCTGCCCGTAATTTTATTTTTAAGTGTTTTATTAATCTCTTGTGATCCAACACCACCCGTTGAATGTGACCACAAAGCTACTGTAGGGGCATCGTTAAATAAAACCTATACTGTTACTGGAGTAACAGCTACAGGAGATGCTGGTGGTGCAACTACAGGAGCAGCAGCTGTTTGGAATGCTACAGCAGCAACAGGTTCACTCACAATTACTCTCGCTGCAACTGCAGGAGATAGTGATCCAAACTGTGGTTATTCAGGTAGCTTCACCGTAGCAGGAAGACCATCCGCAACAGGAGTTGATGCAAAGTATATTGATGCTGTGTTACCTGCTTCAGGTACCTATACAACATCTAATGTTACTGGTACTAATGCTACTGTTACTGTAGGTGGAAAATCATACACATTAACAGTTTCAGGTACTAGTACTACTGTAACACTTGTAGTTACTGTGGCTGCGGTTACATCTGCTTCTAACAGAGAGAATGTAGTAGCGGGTACTTGGACATTTACTCTTGCTCCTAAGTAAAAAGGAGAATAAGTAAATAAATAGAAAACAACAATGAAGAAGGGGACTCTAAAAAGTCCCCTTTTTATATTGTAAAAAAGCATATAAACAAGAAATATTATGATTCCTTTAGATGCAATAAAAGAATTTACAAAAGAAATAATACGAGAGACAGATATTTTTATAATAGATATAATAACAAGTGGTGCAAACAATACTCCTAAAATAACTCTTTTATTAGAAACAGAAAGAGGAATAACCATAGATGAATGTGCCTTTGTAAATAAGAAGATATTGCATTATATAGATACCCATTATCCTAATGAGACATATACATTAGAGGTTTCTTCTCCGGGAATAGATTATCCGATACAATTTTTAGTGCAATATAAAAGAAATAGAGGGAGAAACATAGAAGTCCTACTTCGTGATGAGACAAAATACAGAGGAAAACTCCTATCTGTTGATGAAACAAGTATAGACATGCTTACCGCAAAAGAAAAAAATA
Proteins encoded in this window:
- a CDS encoding sterol desaturase family protein — its product is MEYIKNYFTTIPSSHRAAILIGGLVFFWTWETIMPLFTNKQNRYKHSFINIFFTFTTVLINFMLASLILWTSDMVVAHKIGILYYVGEINIWVFTLSGLLLLDFIGAYVIHWMEHKVKWMWKFHMVHHSDTAVDTTTANRHHPVESIFRAVFTVLAVAISGSPMWLVMLYQSLSVVFSQFNHANIKLHSLLDRGISWIIVSPNMHKIHHHFMRPETDSNYGNIFSLWDRIFKTFHTAKVENIQYGLDVLKDGTDNNLKYQIILPLDTTIKTDYRDSKK